One stretch of Musicola paradisiaca NCPPB 2511 DNA includes these proteins:
- a CDS encoding GntR family transcriptional regulator, translating into MIMKRSDEQDAVSFGRLEEFEGAPRYEVVKRYISESILVGELAAGTVLPSENALAADFGVSVGTVRKALAALTTEGMLMRRRKTGTVVTGWAPLHNLSHFFRYFRLHGKDGRLLNSHTFLLDYHRALATEQEVEKLKLQPGDSVIYLKRLRKIDGAPVMHETMVLPEARLPDFPAQDAVPPLLYRFLMDRYDIRVAAVREQITAELASEEDCRLLELQAPQAIMVIDEISFDQSAMPVILAHHRFTTGNFMYVNEIR; encoded by the coding sequence ATGATAATGAAACGATCTGACGAGCAGGATGCCGTGAGTTTTGGGCGTCTTGAGGAGTTTGAGGGCGCCCCGCGTTATGAGGTGGTGAAGCGCTACATCAGCGAATCGATTCTGGTGGGCGAACTGGCCGCCGGTACGGTGTTGCCCAGCGAGAACGCGCTGGCGGCCGATTTCGGCGTGTCGGTGGGCACGGTGCGCAAAGCGCTGGCGGCGTTGACCACCGAAGGGATGTTGATGCGCCGCCGTAAAACCGGCACGGTCGTGACTGGGTGGGCGCCGCTGCATAACCTGAGCCATTTCTTCCGCTATTTTCGCCTGCACGGCAAGGATGGCCGGTTGCTCAATTCGCACACCTTCCTGCTGGATTATCACCGGGCGCTGGCAACCGAGCAGGAAGTGGAAAAGCTGAAGTTGCAGCCGGGCGACAGCGTGATTTACCTCAAGCGGTTACGCAAGATCGACGGCGCGCCCGTGATGCATGAAACCATGGTGCTGCCGGAAGCCCGCCTGCCGGATTTCCCGGCGCAGGATGCGGTGCCGCCGTTGCTGTACCGCTTTTTGATGGATCGCTACGACATTCGGGTGGCGGCGGTGCGAGAGCAGATTACCGCCGAGCTGGCCAGCGAAGAGGACTGCCGGTTGCTGGAATTGCAAGCGCCGCAGGCGATTATGGTGATTGACGAAATCTCGTTCGATCAGAGCGCGATGCCGGTGATCCTGGCCCATCACCGTTTCACTACCGGGAACTTCATGTACGTCAATGAAATCCGCTGA
- the btsR gene encoding two-component system response regulator BtsR: MLSVLIVDDEPLARDNLRCLLEQDSELELVGECANAVEAIGAIHRLHPDVVFLDIQMPRISGLEMVGMIDPANMPYIVFITAYDEYAIKAFEEQAFDYLLKPIDPPRLAKTLNNLHRERPTQNIDQLAGHQCHLDYIPCTGHSRIYLMKASEVQFASSRQSGVYVTGLQGEECFTELTLKTLESRTPLVRCHRQYLVNMDFLREIRLEESGQAEIVLKGGQMLPVSRRYLKTLKQLLGLKG, encoded by the coding sequence ATGTTGAGTGTACTGATTGTGGATGATGAGCCGCTGGCGCGAGATAACCTGCGCTGTTTGCTGGAGCAGGACAGCGAGCTTGAACTGGTGGGCGAGTGCGCCAACGCGGTGGAGGCCATCGGCGCCATCCACCGGCTGCATCCCGATGTGGTGTTCCTGGATATTCAGATGCCGCGCATCAGCGGGCTGGAGATGGTCGGCATGATCGACCCGGCCAACATGCCCTATATCGTGTTTATTACCGCGTATGACGAGTACGCCATCAAGGCGTTTGAGGAGCAGGCGTTCGACTATCTGCTCAAACCGATCGATCCGCCGCGCCTGGCCAAGACCCTGAACAACCTGCACCGGGAACGCCCGACGCAGAATATTGACCAACTGGCCGGGCATCAGTGCCACCTCGATTACATACCCTGTACCGGGCACAGCCGTATCTACCTGATGAAAGCCAGCGAAGTGCAGTTCGCCAGTTCACGGCAGAGCGGGGTTTACGTCACCGGCTTGCAGGGGGAAGAGTGCTTTACCGAGCTGACCCTGAAAACGTTGGAAAGCCGCACGCCGCTGGTGCGTTGCCACCGGCAGTATCTGGTGAATATGGATTTTCTGCGTGAAATCCGGCTGGAAGAGAGCGGCCAGGCCGAAATCGTGCTGAAGGGCGGGCAGATGCTGCCGGTCAGCCGTCGCTATCTGAAAACCCTCAAACAGTTGCTGGGCCTGAAAGGGTAA
- a CDS encoding M20 family metallopeptidase — protein MTKEQLLQSIDTEFCLRFLANMVQHKSYSATDGERQLAEFMAERMRELGLETQLTPVPGGRLNAIGTLRGTGGGHSLLFNGHLDTNPVTEGWTVDPWEGKIDDEFIYGIGVSNMKSGDAAYFCALKTLIDAGIKLKGDVVLTYVVGELQGGIGSIAAIEQGIRADYFINAEPTDIQALTMHAGSLMFTIELTGDTRHLSKREQAVDAIAAAVALIPQLNAMTFSGAQSDEHRSINRCHVGTVHGALGRELEEWRPPQVADFARLKGSARFAPGQTVAGVLADIQALLDALCARHPGLKAELFDDGERDKPTMLPFEVSRASAIVQAVNRAYQQVRGEPQPSGAITPPAFYGTDAAHFYQLAGMEGIVCGPGGKFNTMPDERVHISDFLDAVRIYLLAILEICQPEDRLS, from the coding sequence ATGACGAAAGAACAGTTACTACAGAGCATCGATACCGAATTTTGTCTGCGTTTTCTGGCAAATATGGTGCAACACAAAAGCTACAGCGCCACCGACGGTGAACGTCAACTGGCGGAATTTATGGCCGAACGGATGCGCGAGCTCGGGCTGGAGACCCAACTCACGCCGGTGCCGGGCGGCCGACTCAACGCTATCGGCACCCTGCGCGGCACCGGCGGCGGCCACAGTTTGCTGTTCAACGGCCATTTGGACACCAACCCGGTGACGGAAGGCTGGACGGTGGATCCCTGGGAAGGAAAAATCGACGACGAATTCATCTATGGCATCGGCGTATCCAATATGAAATCCGGCGATGCCGCCTATTTCTGCGCGCTGAAGACGCTGATCGACGCCGGCATCAAGCTGAAAGGCGACGTGGTGCTGACTTACGTGGTCGGCGAGTTGCAGGGCGGCATCGGCTCCATCGCGGCGATTGAGCAAGGTATCCGCGCCGACTATTTCATCAACGCCGAACCGACCGATATCCAGGCGTTAACCATGCACGCCGGTTCACTGATGTTCACCATCGAACTGACCGGTGATACCCGCCACCTCTCCAAACGCGAACAGGCGGTGGACGCCATCGCCGCCGCCGTAGCGCTGATCCCGCAGTTGAACGCCATGACCTTCAGCGGCGCGCAGAGCGATGAACACCGCAGCATCAACCGTTGCCATGTCGGCACCGTACACGGCGCGCTGGGGCGCGAGCTTGAAGAGTGGCGGCCGCCGCAGGTGGCGGATTTCGCCCGCCTCAAGGGCTCCGCCCGCTTTGCACCGGGACAGACCGTCGCCGGCGTGCTGGCGGATATTCAGGCATTGCTGGATGCGCTTTGCGCCCGCCACCCCGGCCTGAAAGCGGAGCTGTTCGACGACGGCGAACGGGATAAACCCACCATGCTGCCGTTCGAAGTGTCCCGCGCATCGGCGATTGTGCAGGCGGTTAACCGCGCCTATCAGCAGGTGCGCGGCGAGCCGCAGCCCAGCGGCGCCATCACGCCGCCCGCGTTTTACGGCACCGACGCCGCCCACTTTTACCAATTGGCCGGTATGGAAGGCATCGTGTGCGGCCCCGGCGGCAAGTTCAACACCATGCCGGATGAGCGCGTCCACATCAGCGATTTTCTCGACGCGGTGCGTATTTATCTGCTGGCGATATTGGAGATCTGCCAACCGGAGGACAGGCTGTCATGA
- a CDS encoding ABC transporter permease gives MFDVLKKLLHTPQGIAGVSVLLLALLVVCAGAHLAPADPEAISILARYKAPNAAHWFGTDQLGRDIFSRVLVGARTTILYSLLATTLAMVVGSVIGTASAYLGGRMDEGIMRTMDAVMSIPSLLFALLIVSTLGQSSLNAVLAITIAFVPGMVRIARSVALAVRQQDYVNAAIARGESAGYIILREMLPNIVAPIIVESTIRVSFAIMLFATLSFLGLGAQPPQPEWGLMVSEARAYFFNAPWMMLIPGLAIAIVAIGFNLLGDGLRDVLNPRSH, from the coding sequence ATGTTTGACGTACTCAAAAAACTGCTGCATACCCCGCAGGGCATCGCCGGGGTCAGCGTCCTGCTGCTGGCGCTGCTTGTCGTTTGTGCCGGCGCTCATCTGGCGCCAGCCGACCCGGAGGCGATCTCGATTCTGGCGCGCTATAAGGCGCCCAACGCCGCGCACTGGTTCGGCACCGATCAGCTTGGGCGCGATATTTTCAGCCGGGTGCTGGTCGGCGCCCGCACCACCATTCTTTATTCGCTGCTCGCCACCACGCTGGCGATGGTAGTCGGCTCGGTCATCGGCACCGCCAGCGCCTATCTGGGCGGCCGGATGGACGAAGGCATCATGCGCACCATGGATGCCGTGATGTCGATCCCCAGCCTGCTGTTCGCGCTGTTGATCGTCAGCACGCTGGGGCAAAGCAGCCTGAATGCGGTGCTGGCCATTACCATCGCCTTTGTGCCGGGCATGGTGCGCATCGCCCGCAGCGTGGCGTTGGCCGTGCGCCAACAGGATTACGTCAATGCCGCCATCGCCCGCGGCGAATCCGCCGGCTATATCATCCTGCGGGAGATGCTGCCCAATATCGTGGCGCCGATCATCGTGGAATCCACCATTCGCGTCTCCTTCGCCATCATGCTGTTCGCCACCCTGAGCTTTCTGGGTCTGGGGGCGCAACCGCCGCAGCCGGAATGGGGGCTGATGGTGTCCGAAGCCCGCGCCTACTTCTTCAACGCACCCTGGATGATGCTGATCCCTGGGCTGGCGATCGCCATCGTGGCGATCGGTTTCAACCTGCTCGGCGACGGGCTGCGCGACGTTCTGAATCCGAGGAGCCACTGA
- a CDS encoding ABC transporter substrate-binding protein produces MCAMKGINRRQFITNTTLMTGAAMLPWSFHASAADASVMTAGGTPQKGGILRISVDQAINMLNPQQARVNPEYLLAELLYSGLTRLTQEMKAEPDLAASWQPNADLTQWTFTLRPNLKFSDGTPLTADDVVASLSAILDPKNASPGMRNIGPIKELHADGADKVVIVTQAPYADLPVMLAYPDAKIVPAAIAQGQLARLSKEALGAGPFMLASYEPERKIVVKRNPHYYDPNRPYLDGIEIVVYPDAIAESSALIAGDTDLMMAAQPSEFKRLSAAAGIQPLRVPSGQFLNINMGCDQKPFNDVRVRQALALCIDRKAMVDFVADSYGTPGNDTPINASYPWYRNMPLRQPDYAKAKALLAEAGYPDGLDITLIASDKPASRTQLGIAVREMAKPAGFRINVQTMAHSTYLDQVWKKGNFYVGFYNMQPSPDAVFSLLYTSDAAWNETRWNNADFDAAVAGARGTTDDVKRREFYGKAQQLMHEQVPSVIPAFFNLLSAGRDYVHGYALHPRAAVFRLDHVWLTAQAPVRRS; encoded by the coding sequence ATGTGTGCAATGAAAGGAATAAACCGACGGCAGTTTATTACCAACACCACGCTGATGACCGGCGCAGCCATGCTGCCGTGGTCATTCCATGCCAGCGCGGCCGATGCCAGCGTCATGACGGCGGGAGGCACGCCGCAGAAAGGCGGCATTCTGCGCATCAGCGTCGATCAGGCCATCAATATGCTCAACCCGCAGCAGGCGCGCGTGAACCCCGAATATCTGCTGGCTGAACTGCTCTACAGCGGCCTGACCCGGCTGACGCAAGAGATGAAGGCCGAACCGGATTTGGCCGCCAGCTGGCAGCCCAATGCCGACCTGACGCAGTGGACGTTTACGCTGCGCCCCAACCTGAAATTCAGCGACGGCACGCCGTTGACCGCCGACGACGTCGTCGCCAGCCTTTCCGCTATTCTGGATCCGAAAAACGCCTCGCCGGGGATGCGTAACATCGGCCCGATCAAGGAGCTGCATGCCGACGGCGCCGATAAGGTGGTGATTGTCACCCAAGCGCCTTATGCCGACCTGCCGGTCATGCTGGCCTACCCGGACGCCAAAATCGTCCCCGCCGCCATCGCACAGGGGCAACTGGCCCGGCTGTCCAAAGAAGCGCTGGGCGCCGGCCCGTTCATGTTGGCGTCGTATGAGCCCGAGCGCAAAATCGTGGTAAAACGCAATCCTCATTACTACGACCCGAACCGCCCGTATCTGGATGGCATAGAGATCGTGGTCTACCCCGACGCCATCGCTGAAAGTTCCGCGCTGATCGCCGGCGATACCGACTTGATGATGGCGGCGCAGCCGAGCGAGTTCAAACGCCTGTCCGCCGCCGCCGGCATCCAGCCGCTGCGCGTGCCGTCGGGCCAGTTCCTCAATATCAATATGGGCTGCGACCAGAAACCCTTTAACGACGTGCGGGTACGTCAGGCGCTGGCGCTGTGTATCGACCGCAAAGCGATGGTCGATTTCGTCGCCGACAGCTACGGCACCCCCGGCAACGATACCCCGATCAACGCCTCGTACCCCTGGTATCGCAATATGCCGCTGCGCCAACCTGACTATGCCAAGGCCAAAGCGCTGCTGGCGGAAGCCGGGTACCCGGACGGGCTGGATATCACATTGATCGCCTCCGACAAACCCGCCTCCCGCACCCAGTTGGGGATCGCGGTACGTGAAATGGCGAAGCCCGCCGGTTTTCGCATCAACGTGCAGACCATGGCCCACAGCACCTATCTCGATCAGGTGTGGAAGAAGGGCAACTTTTACGTCGGTTTCTACAACATGCAGCCTTCGCCGGACGCGGTGTTCTCGTTGCTCTATACCTCCGATGCCGCCTGGAACGAAACCCGCTGGAACAATGCCGATTTTGACGCCGCCGTCGCCGGCGCGCGCGGCACCACCGACGACGTCAAGCGCCGGGAGTTCTACGGTAAAGCGCAACAACTGATGCACGAACAGGTACCGTCGGTCATCCCGGCCTTCTTCAACCTGCTCTCCGCCGGCCGTGATTATGTGCACGGTTATGCCCTGCATCCGCGCGCCGCCGTGTTCCGTCTCGACCATGTTTGGTTGACGGCGCAGGCGCCGGTTCGCCGAAGCTAA
- a CDS encoding ABC transporter permease, whose translation MSASYLLKRLLLVIYTLLVVSVLVFGITQLLPADAAVTLLGQHATPEALAAVRERLGLDAPAWVQYGHWLAAALHGDFGVSMRTNLPVAPTLLTALSRSLLLAACALSLMLLVALPLGVWAAVRKGKLADVLVSVLSYIGISFPEFVTATLMLLLFADIWQLLPATGYVPLSESLIDGVRHLVLPSATVAMILVAHVSRMVRSEMVDVLHTDYIRAAWLKGLSRRRILWRHALRNGLLPAITIVALDVGYLLGGIVVVEEIFAIPGIGRELIVAVQARDLPTLQGGVMILASTYAVVNFLADLAYAMLDKRIHYV comes from the coding sequence GTGAGCGCGAGTTATCTGTTAAAACGCCTGCTGTTGGTGATCTACACCCTGTTGGTGGTGTCCGTGCTGGTGTTCGGCATTACCCAGTTGCTGCCTGCCGATGCGGCGGTCACGCTGCTCGGCCAGCACGCCACCCCCGAGGCGCTGGCGGCAGTCAGGGAACGCCTCGGGCTGGACGCGCCCGCCTGGGTGCAATACGGGCACTGGCTGGCGGCGGCGTTGCACGGCGATTTCGGTGTCTCCATGCGCACCAATTTGCCGGTCGCGCCCACGTTGCTCACGGCGTTGTCCCGTTCGCTGCTGCTGGCGGCGTGCGCCCTGTCGCTGATGCTGCTGGTGGCGCTGCCGCTCGGCGTCTGGGCGGCGGTCAGAAAAGGCAAACTGGCGGATGTGTTGGTCAGCGTGCTGTCCTACATCGGTATTTCCTTTCCCGAGTTCGTCACCGCCACGCTGATGTTGCTGCTGTTCGCCGATATCTGGCAGTTGTTGCCGGCGACCGGTTACGTCCCGCTCAGCGAGAGCCTGATTGACGGCGTGCGCCATCTGGTGCTGCCGTCGGCGACGGTAGCGATGATTCTGGTGGCGCATGTCTCACGCATGGTGCGCTCGGAAATGGTGGACGTGCTGCATACTGACTATATCCGGGCGGCCTGGCTGAAAGGGCTGTCGCGGCGGCGCATCCTGTGGCGGCACGCGCTGCGCAACGGCCTGTTGCCGGCCATCACCATCGTGGCGCTGGACGTCGGTTATCTGCTGGGCGGCATCGTGGTGGTGGAAGAGATTTTCGCCATTCCCGGCATCGGCCGAGAGCTTATCGTCGCGGTGCAGGCGCGTGACCTGCCCACCCTTCAGGGCGGCGTCATGATCCTGGCCTCCACCTATGCGGTCGTTAATTTTCTGGCCGACCTCGCCTACGCCATGCTAGACAAGCGGATTCACTATGTTTGA
- a CDS encoding dipeptide ABC transporter ATP-binding protein has translation MHKHDAAIPADATAPTKTAAPVLAVRDYSLDYTLPDGSHLPVLRDITLHVNRGEVMGLVGESGSGKTTLGWAIMRWLAGNAVERTGEIHLGALNLRTLAMDKLHALRGGKLGMIFQDPSASLNPTLTLGEQVTEVLRRHRRLNAREAQQYAETLLRDVDLKHPAQMMQRYPHQVSGGEKQRILIATAFACQPDCLIFDEPTTALDVISSAQILALFERLREETGVAALYISHDLALVSRVTDRICVLEKGRIVERAQSGQLFSAPQHQYTRRLIAAVPNPSLRLLDETAPSPHPLLTLSDITIQYGHHRLLDKLLRRQPNHTRAANAVSLTVHEGEILGIVGESGSGKSTLAKAVTGLVPFTGELDFRGYSLFGRAQMDKDYRRRVQMIFQHPDASLNPRRRIGDIIARPLRLYGLPNGETEAQAVARLLEEVRLPASMASRYPHELSGGQKQRVAIARAFAHPPELVICDEITAALDVSVQATVIELLLELRRRYGTAYLFITHDLNLIQQLAHRIAVMYRGDLLEVLPGHAMTEQAQHPYTRALLSAIPTPDALSPASPSYTE, from the coding sequence ATGCACAAGCACGACGCAGCGATACCCGCTGACGCAACGGCGCCGACGAAAACCGCCGCACCGGTGCTGGCGGTCAGGGATTACAGCCTGGACTACACACTGCCGGACGGCTCGCATCTGCCGGTGCTGCGGGATATCACCCTGCATGTGAACCGCGGCGAAGTGATGGGGTTGGTGGGGGAATCCGGCTCCGGCAAAACCACGCTCGGCTGGGCGATTATGCGCTGGCTCGCCGGTAACGCGGTGGAGCGCACCGGCGAGATTCACCTCGGCGCGTTGAACCTGCGCACCCTGGCGATGGACAAACTGCACGCGCTGCGCGGCGGAAAACTGGGGATGATTTTTCAGGATCCCAGCGCCTCGCTCAACCCCACCCTAACGCTGGGGGAACAAGTCACCGAGGTGCTACGCCGCCACCGCCGCCTGAACGCCAGAGAAGCGCAGCAATATGCCGAAACCCTATTACGCGATGTTGACCTAAAACATCCGGCGCAGATGATGCAACGCTACCCACATCAGGTCTCCGGCGGCGAAAAACAGCGCATCCTGATCGCCACCGCCTTCGCCTGCCAGCCCGACTGCCTGATCTTCGACGAGCCCACCACCGCGCTGGACGTGATCAGCTCAGCGCAGATCCTGGCGCTGTTTGAACGGCTGCGGGAAGAAACCGGCGTGGCGGCGTTGTACATTTCCCACGATCTGGCGCTGGTCTCGCGCGTCACCGACCGCATCTGCGTGCTGGAAAAAGGTCGCATCGTTGAGCGGGCGCAATCCGGCCAACTGTTTAGCGCGCCACAACACCAGTACACCCGTCGGCTGATCGCCGCGGTGCCTAATCCGTCGTTACGTTTGTTGGACGAAACCGCGCCCTCGCCGCACCCGCTACTCACCCTGAGCGACATCACTATTCAGTACGGCCATCACCGGCTGCTGGATAAGTTGCTCAGGCGGCAACCGAACCACACCCGGGCCGCCAATGCGGTATCGCTGACCGTACACGAAGGCGAGATTTTGGGGATCGTCGGCGAGTCCGGTTCCGGCAAATCGACGCTGGCCAAAGCCGTCACCGGCCTGGTGCCCTTTACCGGCGAGCTGGATTTTCGCGGTTATAGTCTGTTCGGCCGGGCGCAGATGGATAAAGACTACCGCCGCCGGGTGCAGATGATCTTCCAGCACCCGGACGCCTCGCTCAATCCGCGCAGGCGTATCGGCGACATCATCGCCCGTCCGCTGCGGTTGTACGGCCTGCCCAACGGCGAAACCGAAGCGCAGGCGGTCGCCCGGCTGCTGGAGGAAGTCCGCCTGCCGGCGTCGATGGCGTCGCGCTATCCCCACGAACTGTCCGGCGGCCAAAAACAGCGGGTGGCGATCGCCCGCGCCTTCGCCCATCCGCCGGAGCTGGTGATTTGCGACGAGATCACCGCCGCGCTGGATGTCTCGGTGCAAGCCACCGTGATTGAGCTGTTGCTGGAACTGCGACGCCGCTACGGCACCGCCTACCTGTTCATCACCCACGATCTTAACCTGATCCAGCAACTCGCCCACCGCATCGCGGTGATGTATCGCGGCGATCTGCTGGAAGTTCTGCCGGGCCATGCCATGACAGAGCAGGCGCAGCACCCTTACACCCGTGCGTTACTGTCCGCCATTCCGACGCCCGATGCCTTATCACCGGCTTCACCCTCATACACTGAATGA
- a CDS encoding sensor histidine kinase — protein MYEFKLVLLLLQQMCVYLVIAYLLSKTPLFIPLMQVTVRLPHKLLCYAMFSMFCIMGTYFGLHIQDSIANTRAIGAVLGGLLGGPGVGALVGLTGGLHRYSLGGMTAFSCMVSTIVEGLLGGMMHRQLMRRGRIDRLFNPFTVAGVTFIAEILQMAIILALARPYDDALKLVKDIAAPMIVTNSIGAAMFMRILLDRRAMFEKYTSAFSARALKIAACTEGILHQGFNEENSMRVAQVIYQEMDIGAVAITDREKLLAFIGIGDDHHLPGTPIASNHTRRAIENNEVVYADGNETPYQCSLQPTCRLGSTLVIPLCGENHQVIGTIKLYEAKNRLFSSINRTLGEGIARLLAAQILAGQYERSKQLLTQSEIKLLHAQVNPHFLFNALNTLLAVIRRDSDQAGQLVQSLSTFFRKNLKRSAEVVTLADELEHVNAYLQIEKARFQERLQIRFDVPSALMSMRLPAFSLQPLVENAIKHGTAHLLGTGIITISASQQGDRLLLSIEDNAGLYQPRTNCTGLGMNLVDKRIRSRYGNEYGLSVECEPDCYTRIHLTLPGKESPSC, from the coding sequence ATGTATGAATTCAAGCTGGTTTTACTGTTGCTTCAGCAGATGTGCGTTTATCTGGTTATCGCCTATCTGCTCAGTAAAACCCCGCTGTTTATCCCGCTGATGCAGGTCACGGTGCGGTTGCCGCACAAGCTGCTGTGTTATGCGATGTTCTCCATGTTCTGCATCATGGGCACCTATTTCGGCCTGCATATTCAAGACTCTATTGCCAACACGCGCGCCATCGGCGCGGTACTGGGCGGCTTGCTCGGCGGGCCGGGCGTGGGGGCGCTGGTGGGGTTGACCGGCGGGCTGCATCGCTATTCGTTAGGCGGGATGACCGCATTCAGTTGCATGGTGTCGACCATCGTCGAAGGGTTGCTGGGCGGTATGATGCACCGCCAACTGATGCGGCGGGGGCGGATCGACCGGCTGTTTAACCCGTTCACCGTGGCCGGCGTGACCTTCATCGCCGAAATACTGCAAATGGCGATCATTCTGGCGCTGGCGCGCCCCTACGATGACGCGTTGAAGCTGGTGAAGGATATCGCCGCGCCGATGATCGTCACCAACAGCATCGGCGCCGCCATGTTTATGCGCATCCTGTTGGATCGGCGCGCCATGTTTGAGAAATACACCTCGGCGTTTTCCGCCCGGGCGCTGAAAATTGCCGCCTGTACCGAGGGGATCCTGCATCAGGGGTTCAACGAAGAAAACAGTATGCGGGTGGCGCAGGTGATCTATCAGGAGATGGATATCGGCGCGGTGGCGATTACCGATCGCGAGAAGCTGCTGGCGTTTATCGGCATCGGCGACGACCACCATCTGCCGGGTACGCCGATCGCCTCCAACCATACCCGGCGCGCCATCGAAAATAACGAAGTGGTGTACGCCGACGGTAATGAAACCCCGTATCAGTGTTCGTTGCAGCCGACCTGTCGTCTGGGGTCGACGCTGGTGATCCCGCTGTGCGGCGAGAATCATCAGGTGATTGGCACCATCAAATTGTACGAAGCCAAAAACCGCCTGTTCAGCTCCATCAACCGTACTCTGGGGGAAGGGATTGCCCGGCTGCTGGCGGCGCAGATTCTGGCGGGGCAGTACGAGCGCAGCAAACAGTTGCTGACGCAGTCCGAAATCAAACTGCTGCACGCCCAGGTCAACCCGCATTTCCTGTTTAATGCGCTCAACACTCTGCTGGCGGTGATCCGCCGCGACAGCGACCAGGCCGGCCAGTTGGTGCAGTCGCTCTCGACTTTTTTTCGCAAGAACCTCAAACGTTCCGCAGAGGTGGTGACGCTGGCTGACGAACTCGAACATGTGAATGCTTATTTGCAGATTGAAAAGGCGCGTTTTCAGGAGCGGTTGCAGATTCGTTTTGATGTGCCATCGGCGCTGATGAGCATGCGGTTGCCGGCGTTTTCGCTGCAACCGCTGGTGGAAAACGCCATCAAGCACGGTACTGCGCATTTGCTGGGCACGGGTATCATCACCATCAGCGCCAGTCAGCAGGGGGATCGTCTGTTGTTGAGCATTGAGGATAATGCCGGTCTGTATCAGCCGCGTACCAACTGCACCGGTTTGGGGATGAATCTGGTGGATAAACGCATCCGCAGCCGCTACGGCAATGAGTATGGCCTGAGCGTGGAGTGCGAGCCCGACTGTTACACCCGCATCCATCTGACCCTGCCTGGTAAGGAAAGCCCATCATGTTGA
- a CDS encoding M20 family metallopeptidase: MSVTAPFQQALSAIADDAAAILQDMSSMLAVDTSFPPGLGYGAFAELMESLLAPMGFRFQRVSVPEALWRSPDGSARGERVNLLATLPGDAAENCNLYFHVDTVPPGDGWHYPPLALSQDGERLIGRGSADMKGTIVATLAALRAAQTFGLKLRFNPVLLLCTDEEGGLYPGIRYLAEQQLFQGHMLSFNGGAAPRIWAGCFGSLDVVIRVTGRSAHSGDPVGGINAIEESLPLMNALMALKQQVEQRASAMPSPPHFAGKPLTSRLTLAVAHGGSKGSTLPERFELLVNRRYAPEEPFDAVWQELTDCITQSMSSSAALSTEYHLIGHLAPVSDPTGPHWPRWQHALGLGFGFRAEEFAAWGSSTSSDMGWVQQAGIQEILLGGLARPDNHIHAANEYTTIPDVVALSQSILAYLAEDFSPTQGN, from the coding sequence ATGAGTGTGACCGCCCCCTTTCAGCAGGCGCTGAGCGCGATTGCTGATGATGCAGCCGCCATTTTACAGGATATGAGCAGCATGCTGGCGGTGGATACCAGCTTCCCGCCCGGCCTGGGCTATGGCGCGTTCGCCGAGTTGATGGAATCGCTGCTGGCGCCGATGGGGTTCCGCTTTCAGCGGGTGTCGGTGCCCGAAGCGCTGTGGCGTTCGCCGGACGGCAGCGCACGCGGCGAGCGCGTCAACCTGCTGGCGACGCTGCCCGGCGACGCAGCGGAAAACTGCAACCTCTATTTTCACGTCGATACCGTGCCGCCGGGTGATGGCTGGCATTATCCGCCGCTGGCGCTGAGCCAGGACGGCGAACGGCTGATCGGCCGCGGCAGCGCCGATATGAAAGGAACGATTGTCGCCACATTGGCCGCGCTGCGTGCAGCGCAAACGTTCGGCCTCAAACTGCGTTTCAACCCGGTGCTGCTGCTGTGCACCGATGAAGAGGGCGGCCTGTATCCCGGCATTCGCTATCTGGCGGAACAGCAGTTGTTTCAAGGCCATATGCTGAGTTTCAACGGCGGCGCCGCGCCGCGCATTTGGGCCGGTTGTTTCGGCAGCCTGGACGTGGTGATCCGCGTGACGGGGCGCTCGGCGCATTCCGGCGACCCGGTGGGCGGCATCAACGCCATTGAGGAAAGCCTGCCGTTGATGAACGCGCTGATGGCGCTGAAACAGCAGGTTGAACAGCGCGCCTCCGCCATGCCGTCGCCGCCGCATTTTGCCGGCAAACCGTTGACCTCCCGTCTGACGCTGGCGGTGGCGCACGGCGGCAGCAAAGGCTCTACCCTGCCGGAGCGTTTTGAATTGCTGGTCAACCGTCGCTACGCCCCCGAAGAGCCGTTCGACGCCGTCTGGCAGGAATTGACTGACTGCATCACGCAATCGATGTCGTCCTCCGCCGCGCTGAGTACGGAATACCATCTGATCGGCCATCTGGCGCCGGTCAGCGACCCGACCGGGCCGCACTGGCCGCGCTGGCAGCACGCGCTCGGCCTGGGGTTCGGTTTCCGCGCCGAGGAATTCGCCGCCTGGGGCTCCTCCACCAGTTCCGATATGGGATGGGTACAACAGGCGGGCATTCAGGAAATTCTTTTAGGGGGTCTGGCGCGGCCGGACAACCACATTCACGCCGCCAATGAGTACACCACCATACCGGACGTCGTCGCCTTATCCCAATCCATTCTGGCCTATCTGGCCGAGGATTTTTCGCCAACCCAGGGTAATTAA